One bacterium genomic window, TGGATTTGCAATGGGACCCGGCGGCAATCCCTTATATCGGTAAGTATTGTAAGGTGAATCAATTTTCAGATCTTCTTTCTTCAAATTTCCATTAAAACGCTCCCCAAGGGCATAAATTACTGTTGGGTCACTCTTAAGTGGCATCCCTGTTTTTAAACGATTATGAAAGACAGCAGAAATAAGATGTCTTTCAGATACAGCCTTTGTTTCCTTTTCGATAATCGAGGCTAAAGTAAGCACTCGATGAAAAGAAAGACCAATTTGACTTGCCTGGTCTTTATCTTCAGAGGTAATTACTTTATTCAATTGGGAAACCATCAATCTGATTATCTCCTCTTCAGTAGTTCCTTTAAGGATATAATATGTTTCCGGGAACAAGTAACCTTCCAAACTTTGGGCATAAATGCCTAAGTTAAAAATAAACTTTTCATCTTTAGTTATCTGAATAAATCTTTCTCTATTGACAAAGCCTTTTTTTGCCAAAAGGTCAGCTATCTGAAAGATATTGTATCCCTCAGGGACGGCGAAGCAGGTTTTAAGGCAGTCGCCACGAACTAATTTTGAGATAATCTCAGGCATATTCATCGCCGGTGTAAGTTCATATTCTCCTGCCTTAATCTTATCCGCGAATTTTATTACCCTTATTAGCCACTCAAAGACAAGGGCATCACGAATTACCCCTTCTGCCCTTAGAACTTTAGTAATCTCCTTTAATCCTATACCCTTACGAATATTAACTGTTTTAATTACAGAAGAAGATTTATTTACCGGGACATAAATCTGGTAGAAAACTATTATTGGAAGAACCAAAATTATAGTAAGAATAAACAATAATATTTTTTTAATCATTGGTATCTCCTGAAAATAAGGAAGTAGAAAGTAGAGAGTAGAAAGTAAAGAAAACATCACTCCTCACGCCTATTTCCTACCACTATTTTCATCCTCCTTTGTGCCCACTCCCTGTGGGCATGAGCGTTTCTCCTGAAAATAGTTAATTAGAGATTAGAGAATTAGTGAATTAGAACCTGCAGTCTTGCTAATCTCTAATCTCCAATCTCTAATCTCTATGCCCGATTTTCATCCTCCTTTGTGCCCACTCCCTCTGGGCATGAGCGTTTCTCCTGCAAAAGGTTTTTCAGGATTTCTTCTGGTCAGATTTTTCTTCTGGTTGTTTTGAGGCAATAGCGGATTTTAACATCTCTATTTTCAGGTCTTTATCGCCTATGCGTAAAATAATAGTATTGTCTTTGATATCAAATATTGTGCCCAAAATTCCACTTGAGGAAATTACCTTATCCCCTTTTTTTAAATTAGCCAACATTTCCTGGTGTGCTTTTTTTTCCTTTTGTTGTGGTCGGATAAGCAAAAACCAGAATATACCAAAGATGAGAATAAGCGGGAGAAAGGAAGATATAGCACCAGCTGTTGAAGGAGGTGTTGTTACCTCTGGTGATGCCTGAGCCGCTAATAAAAAATTTACTACTAAATTCATCTTAATACTTGTCTCCTTTCTTTTGGTAAG contains:
- the mltG gene encoding endolytic transglycosylase MltG, which encodes MIKKILLFILTIILVLPIIVFYQIYVPVNKSSSVIKTVNIRKGIGLKEITKVLRAEGVIRDALVFEWLIRVIKFADKIKAGEYELTPAMNMPEIISKLVRGDCLKTCFAVPEGYNIFQIADLLAKKGFVNRERFIQITKDEKFIFNLGIYAQSLEGYLFPETYYILKGTTEEEIIRLMVSQLNKVITSEDKDQASQIGLSFHRVLTLASIIEKETKAVSERHLISAVFHNRLKTGMPLKSDPTVIYALGERFNGNLKKEDLKIDSPYNTYRYKGLPPGPIANPGLSAIKSALYPARVDYLYFVSMNNGMHKFSTTLKEHNEAVLKYQLQFNRK
- the yajC gene encoding preprotein translocase subunit YajC, coding for MNLVVNFLLAAQASPEVTTPPSTAGAISSFLPLILIFGIFWFLLIRPQQKEKKAHQEMLANLKKGDKVISSSGILGTIFDIKDNTIILRIGDKDLKIEMLKSAIASKQPEEKSDQKKS